Proteins found in one Patescibacteria group bacterium genomic segment:
- a CDS encoding TIGR00282 family metallophosphoesterase translates to MKVLFFGDVVGKIGRRALIRILPKLKRKFKPDLILANVENLAHGLGVTRKTLQEIKNAGVDFFTSGNHIWSKKEIFEIFKDKDLKDKIIRPANYPPETPGSGEKIIKIGQNFILVINLLGRVFLEIEADCPFRKADEILARFSNKNLNAIIVDFHAEATSEKVALGHYLDGRASAVLGTHTHIGTIDAQILSSGTAFLSDIGMVGAKNSVIGVEKKNVLTAFLSQIPQNFEIPEKGEAIINAVFLAIDPKTKKASSIQRVDQEIKID, encoded by the coding sequence ATTAAGGTACTTTTCTTTGGTGATGTTGTTGGAAAAATTGGTCGACGAGCCCTGATTAGAATCTTGCCCAAATTGAAAAGAAAATTTAAACCGGACTTAATTTTGGCAAACGTAGAAAATCTAGCCCATGGTTTGGGTGTCACTAGAAAGACTTTACAAGAAATAAAGAATGCCGGTGTTGATTTTTTTACTTCCGGCAATCATATTTGGTCAAAGAAAGAGATCTTTGAAATTTTTAAAGACAAAGATTTGAAAGATAAAATTATTCGGCCAGCTAATTATCCACCTGAGACGCCCGGTTCAGGTGAAAAAATTATTAAAATTGGTCAAAATTTTATTTTAGTGATAAACTTGTTAGGTAGAGTTTTTTTGGAAATAGAAGCCGACTGTCCTTTTCGCAAGGCTGACGAGATCTTGGCTCGATTTTCTAACAAGAATTTAAATGCTATTATTGTAGACTTTCACGCTGAAGCAACCTCAGAAAAAGTTGCTTTAGGACACTATCTTGATGGCCGGGCAAGTGCTGTTTTGGGTACTCATACTCATATTGGCACTATTGATGCTCAAATTTTATCTTCTGGCACCGCTTTTTTATCAGACATTGGGATGGTTGGAGCAAAAAATTCCGTCATCGGTGTTGAGAAAAAAAATGTCTTAACTGCCTTTTTGAGCCAGATCCCTCAGAATTTTGAAATTCCGGAAAAAGGAGAAGCTATTATTAATGCTGTATTTCTTGCCATTGATCCAAAGACAAAAAAAGCCTCCTCTATTCAAAGGGTTGACCAAGAGATAAAAATAGATTAA
- the recA gene encoding recombinase RecA: MAKEKELKDEKIKAAEEAIKQIKERFGEGSIMRLGEAKRMEVETVSTGCLSLDLALGVGGVPRGRIIEIFGDEASGKTTLALHILAELQKQKGVAAFVDAEHALDPEYAKKIGVKVEDLLISQPDTGEQALEIVETLVRSNAVDAIVIDSVAALTPKAEIEGEMGDQFVGLQARLMSQALRKLAGIVAKSKTIVIFLNQTRQKIGIMWGSPTTTTGGTALKFYSSVRIELKKVGQIKKGEQVIGNRVKAKVVKNKVAPPFKGCEFDIIYNEGISLSGDLIDLGLNYGLIKKSGNTFSFGETKLGVGREGAREFLKTNPKLITEIRQAILAKVKE; encoded by the coding sequence ATGGCCAAAGAAAAAGAATTAAAAGACGAAAAAATTAAAGCCGCCGAAGAAGCAATTAAACAGATCAAAGAAAGATTTGGCGAAGGCTCAATTATGAGATTAGGAGAAGCTAAAAGAATGGAGGTGGAAACGGTTTCCACCGGCTGTCTCTCCTTGGACCTGGCTTTGGGAGTCGGTGGTGTACCACGCGGTCGGATCATTGAAATTTTCGGCGACGAAGCCTCAGGCAAGACGACACTTGCTCTTCATATTTTAGCGGAATTACAAAAACAAAAAGGAGTGGCAGCCTTTGTTGATGCCGAGCATGCTTTAGATCCAGAATATGCAAAAAAAATTGGTGTCAAAGTTGAAGATTTATTAATTTCTCAACCTGACACTGGCGAGCAAGCTTTAGAAATTGTCGAAACACTTGTTCGTTCAAATGCCGTTGACGCTATTGTTATTGACTCAGTAGCGGCTTTAACACCTAAAGCTGAAATTGAAGGCGAAATGGGCGATCAGTTTGTCGGTCTTCAAGCCAGGCTAATGAGTCAAGCCTTACGTAAGTTAGCCGGTATTGTTGCTAAGAGTAAAACAATTGTAATTTTTCTTAACCAAACACGGCAAAAAATCGGCATTATGTGGGGTTCTCCTACAACAACGACTGGCGGCACTGCTTTGAAATTTTATTCATCGGTGCGGATTGAATTAAAAAAAGTTGGACAGATTAAAAAAGGAGAACAAGTAATTGGTAATCGAGTCAAAGCGAAAGTCGTCAAGAATAAAGTTGCCCCACCTTTTAAAGGATGTGAATTTGATATTATTTATAATGAAGGCATTTCTCTGAGCGGTGATTTAATTGATTTAGGTTTGAATTATGGTCTTATAAAAAAATCTGGCAACACTTTTTCTTTTGGCGAAACAAAACTTGGTGTTGGCCGGGAAGGAGCGAGAGAATTTTTAAAAACCAATCCAAAATTAATTACAGAAATTCGTCAAGCTATTTTAGCAAAGGTGAAAGAATAA